One stretch of Muribaculum intestinale DNA includes these proteins:
- a CDS encoding D-Ala-D-Ala carboxypeptidase family metallohydrolase encodes MNKNTLIALSVVAAEAVVPLDAKEAASHFTIRELTHSATARRLGIDNTPPPQAVEAMYRLINDVLEPARIQYGSPIYVNSGYRCKALNKAVGGAERSYHLAGRAADLTTGSIEGNRRLYEILCTLPHRELILERGGIWIHVAW; translated from the coding sequence ATGAATAAAAACACCCTAATCGCTCTCTCGGTGGTAGCCGCCGAGGCAGTCGTGCCGCTCGACGCCAAAGAGGCGGCATCCCACTTCACCATCCGCGAACTCACCCATTCGGCTACTGCCCGACGGCTCGGCATCGACAACACTCCGCCGCCTCAGGCCGTTGAAGCCATGTACCGTCTTATCAACGACGTGCTTGAGCCGGCACGCATTCAGTACGGCTCACCGATATATGTAAATAGCGGATACCGGTGCAAGGCACTCAACAAAGCAGTAGGCGGCGCCGAGCGCTCCTACCATCTTGCAGGCCGCGCCGCCGACCTCACTACAGGCTCTATAGAAGGCAACCGGCGACTATACGAGATATTGTGCACACTGCCCCACCGCGAACTCATACTGGAGCGCGGAGGCATATGGATACATGTAGCCTGGTGA
- the lptC gene encoding LPS export ABC transporter periplasmic protein LptC, with product MTSRAMRALPGIVCVMILAGAAGACKDEKTEVVSLNVVGDSVPTMTTHTVTTLISDSGQIRYRVTTDNWLVYDEAQVPMWRFPDGLYLEKFDKDFGIEATVQCDSATYFSQRGLWRLDGNVNILNTVGEKFLSQQVFWDQRLNKVYSDSFIHIERADRTIEGYGFESNDKMTNYRITNPTGIFPASDFNPGKESGAADAPSAGSVAEAKGPDRLPPPNRPSKPVLPSRPPGRRP from the coding sequence ATGACCTCACGGGCGATGCGTGCTCTTCCGGGTATAGTCTGCGTGATGATTCTTGCGGGCGCCGCCGGTGCGTGCAAGGATGAGAAGACCGAGGTGGTGAGCCTCAATGTGGTAGGCGACAGTGTGCCGACCATGACCACCCACACGGTGACTACGCTCATATCGGACAGCGGACAGATACGTTATCGCGTCACTACCGACAACTGGCTCGTATATGATGAGGCCCAGGTGCCTATGTGGCGTTTCCCCGACGGACTCTATCTCGAGAAGTTTGACAAGGATTTCGGGATAGAGGCCACAGTGCAGTGCGACTCCGCCACCTACTTCAGTCAGCGCGGTCTCTGGCGTCTTGACGGCAATGTCAATATCCTCAACACCGTTGGCGAGAAATTCCTGTCCCAGCAGGTGTTCTGGGACCAGCGTCTCAACAAAGTCTATTCCGACTCGTTTATCCATATAGAGCGCGCCGACCGCACAATAGAGGGGTACGGCTTCGAGTCAAACGACAAGATGACCAACTACCGTATCACCAATCCGACAGGCATCTTTCCGGCGAGCGACTTCAATCCCGGCAAAGAGAGCGGAGCCGCTGATGCACCCTCGGCCGGCAGTGTGGCCGAAGCAAAGGGCCCTGACAGGCTGCCGCCGCCCAACCGGCCCAGTAAGCCGGTGCTTCCTTCCCGGCCACCGGGACGGCGGCCTTAG
- a CDS encoding FtsB family cell division protein, with protein MKKVFTWCRRYLSVTFLILITFVVIVLFFNDNSFVKSVEYTTRIKELREEIRDNEDTLLYYRRMNHALDTDPETMERIVRENYHMQRENEDVYLVD; from the coding sequence ATGAAAAAAGTGTTTACGTGGTGCCGGCGTTATCTGTCGGTGACATTTCTGATACTTATCACATTTGTCGTGATAGTGCTATTCTTCAACGACAACTCGTTTGTGAAGTCGGTGGAATACACCACCCGCATCAAGGAGTTGCGCGAGGAGATACGCGACAATGAGGATACGTTGCTCTATTACCGGCGTATGAACCATGCCCTCGACACCGATCCGGAGACAATGGAGCGTATCGTGCGCGAGAATTACCATATGCAGCGTGAGAACGAGGATGTGTATCTCGTAGACTAA
- a CDS encoding hemolysin family protein: MDPNWSVWLIITIVSLVLSALFSGVEIAYISSNRVKVEIDVKRGGFIGKIINLYYSRQELFISTILVGNNIVLVIYGMGAAALLEPWIAVWCPNEAGILIIQTLISTAIILLTGEFFPKTIFRINPNSSLRVFSLPIFVFWVVLYPVSAFTTWLSKALMWMAGIRNVNHTLGVLTVGDLNQYIQTNIDERASEAKVENEVKIFHNAIDFSSTHLRDCMTPRNEIVAVNIDSTDRDELSALFTSSGRSKILVYREDIDNVLGYIHVSELFTPDSDWKEAIKPVLFAPETLLANKMMRRLLSEKRSMAIVVDEFGGTAGLVSLEDLVEEIFGDIQDEHDNARLTAREVEPGVYEFSGRCEISYLHDSFGIDLEESDEYQTLAGFILHNLGEIPVQGATIELDGWTLTILRRTATRLELIRLTKSATAGSDKE, translated from the coding sequence ATGGATCCCAACTGGAGCGTATGGCTCATAATCACAATAGTCTCGCTGGTGCTCTCGGCCCTCTTTTCGGGTGTCGAGATAGCCTATATATCGTCCAATCGTGTCAAGGTTGAGATTGACGTAAAGCGCGGAGGCTTCATAGGCAAAATCATCAATCTCTACTATAGCCGTCAGGAGCTGTTTATATCCACCATACTTGTGGGCAACAATATCGTGCTTGTAATCTATGGCATGGGAGCGGCGGCCCTGCTTGAGCCGTGGATTGCCGTGTGGTGTCCCAACGAGGCCGGAATCCTTATCATACAGACTCTTATCTCTACCGCGATAATACTCCTTACAGGCGAGTTCTTCCCCAAGACGATATTCCGTATCAATCCCAATTCGTCGCTGAGGGTGTTCTCTCTCCCGATATTCGTGTTCTGGGTGGTGCTCTATCCGGTGTCGGCTTTTACCACCTGGCTTTCCAAGGCCTTGATGTGGATGGCAGGCATACGCAATGTAAACCATACCCTCGGGGTGCTTACCGTGGGCGATCTCAACCAGTATATCCAGACCAATATCGACGAGCGTGCGTCGGAGGCCAAGGTCGAGAACGAGGTGAAGATATTCCACAATGCCATTGATTTCTCGTCGACACATCTGCGCGACTGCATGACTCCGCGCAATGAGATTGTGGCGGTGAATATCGACAGTACCGACCGCGACGAGCTGTCGGCCCTGTTTACATCGTCGGGCAGGAGCAAGATACTTGTCTATCGCGAAGATATCGACAATGTGCTGGGATATATCCATGTCAGCGAGCTCTTTACTCCCGACAGCGACTGGAAAGAGGCCATAAAGCCGGTGCTTTTCGCTCCCGAGACACTTCTGGCCAACAAGATGATGCGACGTCTGCTCAGCGAGAAACGTTCGATGGCTATCGTGGTTGATGAGTTCGGCGGCACGGCAGGGCTTGTGTCGCTTGAGGACCTTGTCGAGGAGATTTTCGGCGATATCCAGGACGAGCATGACAATGCACGGCTTACTGCCCGTGAGGTGGAGCCCGGAGTGTATGAGTTTTCCGGGCGCTGTGAAATCAGTTATCTGCACGATTCTTTCGGAATCGATCTTGAGGAGAGCGACGAGTATCAGACTCTGGCCGGCTTCATCCTGCATAATCTGGGAGAGATTCCCGTGCAGGGAGCGACCATCGAGCTTGACGGATGGACGCTGACTATCCTGCGCCGCACGGCTACGCGCCTTGAGCTGATAAGGCTCACAAAGAGCGCCACCGCCGGTTCCGACAAGGAGTAG
- a CDS encoding InlB B-repeat-containing protein, translating into MKKTLLLSAALLAMGFASAQTVQDINTNPLKLGGEYSKCVAVYPRVPATADEKLPDPSIDKNRYAWEQQQEVVEQTADFWEGDYMDLKINNTKESQYILHFQYAVKTDGANIVFELYNGEDLERALDPIYLANEKSNWNALYDAMAFFDEEIPEGEYTLRVTFHHDNTKETANLANFWFEAKDQIKYFSLFTGVYPEQAGTIKVSPAANNYLEGTTISITATPSAGDDDTTYKFINFTNDDNGDEYTANPYTFEIFESMSITAMFEAVSSVNDIPGTIDLNTKKIGGVKEESKAVTLDGSSYLEGEIVPYLCNYTANKSEQFILNVTKAGNYTLICPTATKQEAANIEFNIFDKAAYDADPTVAPEATFNIAAEKTGNWQKFVTNKVENINLTEGKKLMTLKFTEPVANKYTANVLYMSFGIGDDFGGSSAIEDIEIEDADAPVKAYNLQGIPVNPEVAKGLLIINGKKVVK; encoded by the coding sequence ATGAAGAAAACTTTACTCCTTTCAGCAGCCCTTCTCGCGATGGGCTTCGCCTCTGCCCAGACAGTGCAGGACATCAACACAAATCCGCTGAAACTCGGTGGCGAATACAGCAAATGTGTAGCTGTATATCCCCGTGTGCCCGCTACAGCCGATGAGAAACTTCCCGATCCCTCTATCGACAAAAACCGCTATGCATGGGAACAGCAGCAGGAAGTTGTTGAGCAGACCGCTGATTTCTGGGAAGGCGACTACATGGATCTCAAAATCAACAACACCAAGGAATCGCAGTACATCCTCCACTTCCAGTATGCCGTAAAGACCGACGGCGCAAACATCGTGTTTGAGCTTTACAACGGAGAAGACCTCGAACGTGCTCTCGACCCCATCTATCTGGCCAACGAAAAGAGCAACTGGAACGCTCTCTACGACGCTATGGCATTCTTCGACGAGGAAATCCCCGAAGGCGAATACACTCTGCGCGTCACATTCCACCACGACAACACCAAGGAGACCGCCAACCTCGCCAACTTCTGGTTTGAGGCCAAGGACCAGATCAAATACTTCTCTCTCTTCACCGGAGTATATCCCGAACAGGCCGGTACAATAAAGGTATCGCCCGCCGCAAACAACTATCTCGAAGGCACTACCATCAGCATCACAGCCACTCCCAGCGCCGGTGACGACGACACAACCTACAAGTTCATCAACTTCACCAACGATGACAACGGCGACGAGTACACCGCCAACCCCTACACCTTCGAAATCTTCGAAAGCATGTCGATTACAGCTATGTTCGAGGCAGTAAGCTCTGTCAACGACATCCCCGGCACTATCGACCTCAACACCAAGAAAATCGGTGGCGTGAAGGAAGAGTCCAAGGCTGTGACACTCGACGGTTCGTCATACCTCGAAGGCGAGATTGTGCCCTATCTCTGCAACTATACCGCCAACAAGTCGGAGCAGTTCATCCTCAACGTGACAAAAGCCGGCAACTATACTCTCATATGCCCCACTGCTACAAAGCAGGAAGCCGCCAACATCGAGTTTAACATCTTTGACAAGGCCGCTTACGACGCCGACCCCACTGTAGCTCCTGAAGCAACCTTCAACATAGCAGCCGAAAAGACCGGCAACTGGCAGAAGTTTGTCACCAACAAGGTTGAAAACATCAACCTCACCGAAGGCAAGAAACTCATGACTCTCAAGTTCACCGAACCCGTGGCCAACAAGTATACCGCCAATGTACTTTACATGAGCTTCGGCATCGGCGATGACTTCGGCGGCAGCAGCGCCATCGAGGATATCGAGATTGAGGACGCTGACGCTCCCGTAAAGGCTTACAACCTCCAGGGTATCCCCGTAAATCCCGAGGTTGCCAAGGGCCTCCTCATCATCAACGGCAAGAAAGTTGTCAAGTAA
- a CDS encoding type III pantothenate kinase: MSYNLVIDQGNSTAKIAVFEGDSLVEQWRCEDLLPEVLRRVAVSAPIEAAIYCSVTHHSENIIVTLREIAGKVYELTSLLPLPITIGYATPSSLGRDRIAAVAGARAMLPGRTVLVVDAGTAITYDVLQPDGNFLGGNIAPGLWLRAEALNRHTERLPLVNVETPGDVALWGTDTPRAITAGIVRGVAGEIDYYRRMLPDDAAVILTGGDAVRLAPFVPQHHAADVIVEPALVVRGLNCILQYNQALQ, translated from the coding sequence ATGTCATATAATCTCGTCATAGACCAGGGCAACTCTACTGCCAAAATCGCAGTTTTTGAGGGTGATAGCCTTGTAGAACAGTGGCGGTGCGAAGACCTTCTGCCGGAAGTGCTGCGCCGTGTGGCTGTATCCGCCCCTATCGAAGCGGCGATATACTGCTCTGTGACCCACCACAGTGAGAATATAATTGTCACTTTGCGTGAAATCGCGGGCAAGGTCTACGAGCTGACATCTCTGCTCCCTCTCCCTATCACCATCGGCTACGCCACCCCCTCGTCGCTTGGCCGTGACCGTATCGCCGCCGTCGCCGGCGCCAGGGCCATGCTTCCCGGGCGTACGGTGCTTGTAGTCGATGCCGGCACGGCGATTACCTACGACGTGCTGCAGCCCGACGGCAACTTCCTCGGAGGGAACATCGCTCCCGGGCTGTGGCTTCGCGCCGAGGCTCTCAACCGTCACACCGAGCGTCTGCCGCTCGTTAATGTAGAGACTCCGGGCGATGTGGCGCTATGGGGCACCGACACCCCGCGGGCCATTACGGCCGGTATCGTGCGTGGCGTGGCAGGTGAAATCGACTACTACCGCCGGATGCTCCCCGACGATGCCGCGGTGATACTTACCGGCGGCGATGCCGTGCGTCTGGCGCCTTTTGTGCCGCAGCACCATGCCGCAGATGTGATAGTAGAGCCGGCACTGGTAGTGCGCGGGCTCAACTGCATATTGCAATACAACCAGGCTCTCCAATAA